Within Bacteroidales bacterium, the genomic segment GCACCGGAAAGGTCATAGTGTACGTCCACGAGTCCGCTCTCATCGCTTCGCTGGCTTACAGAGTTTATGATTACTGAACCACTTTGCGAAAAACAGGCCATGAAGGGCAAAAGTAAAGTTGAAAGGAGCAGTGCTTTTCTCATAAGATCAAGTTTTTAGTTATGGTTTGATGGCTTTGGAACAATACAGGCTTCACCAGGTATATATCGCAAATTTATGCATTATTACGAAACACAAAAATTTCAAGGAAAATTTCAAATCTATTCGTGCATTTGCTGCGTTGGATTTTATTGCTTAACAACCGCAGGATATCACAGGGCTTTAAAGCCTTAGCCTTAAACATTGATCTTTCCGGCAAAACTTACGGTTACAAAGCAATCTGTGCTGGAAAGTTGGATTGCGAATTCAAATGTGTTCTGAGCTGTAATGAAATTGGTGATTAGCAGAGTTGTTGCAGGCGGCAAGGCAATTCCCGCTTAGAGGAGGCAATCTTTGGATAATAACAAATGATCCAGCGTTCGTAACAGCATTGCAAATGCCGCTCAGCAGGGATGTAGGATTGTAAATTCTGCTCAGCGAGGAATTTTATTTTGGATAACTACAATATTGCTTAATAATTTTCATATATTCGACAAGAATTTATATGAATATTATTTTAGGCTCTTGTAAGCAGTATTTTGCAAATAATATGATAATCAATATTTTACAAAAACATTAGACCTAATAAGTTGAATATCTGTAGTCTTTTTAACATCTAAATTGAACGAAATGTCGTTAAAAAACACTCATCTTGGATGGCAGAACGAACACCTTGCTAGGTACTTGCTTTCTAAGGTAGCCTTTATTACTAGCCCGACAATGCCTGGGGACGATGTTGGTGTTGATTTGGTATGTACATTATACGACCTTGAGAGAAGTGATAAGAGTGCACCGGTTTTGGTACCAAAGAATGCTATCGCGGTGCAGGTAAAGAGCACCCGCAAGGTTTGGGACTTTACGAAAAAAGTGCCCTACTTGCAGAGATTAGAGATACCATTCTTCGTTGCCGTGGTGATGCAGAATGATCTCAGCCTCGACCTCTATTCAGCGAAGTACCTCTCTCATCTCTTCTCATTTCGTGGCTCTCCCAAGAAGCTGAAATTTCACCCAGTTGATGATCTTACCTCCCACTACCGTGAGGGAAACGACATGGCTGGATAAAGCATAAAACTGCCAAGAATTTGTCAACTGAAGGCTGGGGCTTCTGAGGCTGAAAACGAAGCAAACCGATTGTCAATTTTTCAAGAATCCATGGCAGCGCAAAAGGCAATTGCATCGAGGCAAAATCGAGAGTTTATCTTTGATATTGTCGGCGGTATCGAGATCTTCACAGGCAAAGATTCGGTTAAGGGATTCATGGATAATTATATCTTGAGGCTTGCAGAGGCATTATACAATATCGCCTGGAAATTGGAAAATAAAATAACTTTTAACATTGATGATGAGAAGGAATACTTTTTGGAAACATATTATAGATTCTCAGAGCGTTTTAATGTGCCAGACCACCTTACGAAGGCTTATGAGCAACTGATGGCGGCAAGTGGTGAATCCGATTAAATTAGCACTGCAGCTTTTCATCTTCATTGACAGTTAGCGCCGACTAAGGTTGATTATCATTGAGTTTTTCTCGCCACCAACAACAACAATTTCACATTTCTACCCCAAAAACCAACACCCCAAAACCCTCATCATCAACAGAACCGGGAACAACAACGGTGAACAATTTCTTTTCACGCCTAATTTCCAGCTTTTCAGAATAACCAAGCAAATCCACCTTACCAACCTCTTTCACAAATCCCGCAGGCAGTTCAAGCATTTCAGGCAAAATCTCACCTTCCTCTTTCAGATAAAACGCATACCTTGTTTTTCCGTCTTTGCTTTGGGTGAAGCACCATTTGCCTTCCTGGTAAGGGGCAAGCGGTTTGGTTTCGTAGATGGCCTGGGAATTAATATTCATCCATTTGCCTATTTCTTCCAGCCGTTCATATACTTCGGGTGGCATGGCGCCGGTTTTGTCGGGACCTATGCCCAACAGGAGGTTGCCACCTTTGGCAACTATCTTCACCAGGGTTTGTATGGCCCAGCTGGCGGATTTATAGCGCTCGCGTTCGCCGGTATGGTACCAGCTATCGCCAAGGGTAATGCAGCTTTCCCAGGGATAGGAGGGAATCTCACCGGGGATTTGCTGCTCTGGGGTGCGGTAGTTTTCAAATTCGCCGTGTACGGTGCGGTCAACAATCAGCAATTCGGGCTGTTGTGTGCGGGCCATGGCGGCAATGGCGGGCATGTCAATATCCTGCACCCACTGGTTTTTGCCCAGCCACGGACGGGTTTCTTCGGTAAGAGTTCCGGCAGGTCTCACCCATCCGCCGTCGAGCCAAAGAATGTCCACATCGCCATAATCAGTCATCAGCTCTTCAAGCTGGTTAAAGGTGAATTCCCGGAAGCGCTGCCAGCGTTCGGGATATTTTCCGGGGTCGTAGTTTACATTGCGGTCGAACACCGGGAAGTAAGGCCACCAGTAATCATCGTTATGCCAGTCTGCCTTGCTGAAATACACCCCAACGCCCATTCCTTTTTCCCGGAAGGCACTGAAAATATTTTGCGTGATATTGTTGCGGGGGTCGGTGGAGAAAATGCTTTCGCTGCCGGTGATCTTGTAATCGGTGTAGCGGGAGTCGTACATGCAAAAGCCGTCGTGGTGTTTGGTGGTGAACACCAGGTACTTCATGCCGGCGCTGTGGCAAGCTTCGGCCCATTGTTGCGGGTCGAACTGCTGCGGATTGAAAGTATGCCTGATCTTTTCGTATTCACGCACATAGGTGCAGTAATCATCCGCATAAGGGCCACGGCGTTCGCACCAGGGCTCGTCTTCGGGGCAGAGGCTCCAGCTTTCCACAATTCCCCATTCGCTGTAGGGGCCCCAGTGGATGATCACCCCGAATTTCCAGTCTTGCCAGGCTTCCAGCTTCGCGCTCACTTCCGGATCGGAAGGCCAATGGTAAGCTTCTTCAGGTTCATGAACTTTGGTAGGATTGCAGCCCAACATCAGGGCCAGGATCAGGACAAGGAGGAAGGAGGTAGGGTTTTTCATTTTTGGTAGTGTTTATGTGTTCAAGGTTCAAAGTTCAAGGTTCAAGGTTCGAGGTTCCGGGTTCAAGGATCAAGATTTAAGATTCAAAATTTTAGATTCAAGATTCGGGGTTTCAGGTTATTAATCGGTATAAAACTCTTGGGTTGGGATTTTGAATATTGAGCCCACTCCAAAAAGTCACAAATTGCTGATTTTTATCGTTTTTGACCCCTGACCCCTAAAGGGGAAACGCTAAAAATCAGCACTTTGTGGAAGTCCCCTTTAGGGGATTTAGGGGCAGATATACTTTTCGGAGTGGACTCAATATTGGATTTTGGATTTTGGATTTTTCCGGGTTTCGTTAATCAACTACATTCAGTATAATCCGCTGCCGGATGTCTTTTGAGGAAGCGCCGATCATGATCCGGAATTCGCCCGGCTCCACAATTTTGTTCATTTTGGGGTCGTACATCGAGAGCATTTCGGGATCAATGGTGAATATCAGCGTTTTGCTTTCGCCGGCCTGCAGATGAATGCGCCGGAAAGCTTTCAGTTCCCGCAGCGGCCTGGCCACAGACGCCAGTTCATCGCGGAGGTAAAGTTGCACTACTTCGTCGCCGGCCACATTGCCCGTATTTCTCACTTTTACGCTTACCTGGCTTGCACCGTTTGTTTTTATCGTGCGAACCGAAAGCGCAATGTCAGAATACTCAAAGTTTGTATAGCTTAGTCCGAACCCAAAGGGGAAAAGCGGCTGGCCGGTGAGGTTCATATAATCGTCGCCGCGGCCGGTGGGTTTGTGGTTGTACACCAGCGGCAACTGCCCTTCAAAAACCGGGAAGGTGACGGGCAGGCGTCCGGCGGGATTGTAATCGCCAAACAGCACTTCAGCCATGGCTTGTCCGCCTGCTTCGCCCGGATACCAGGCCTGAACGATGGCGCCCGCTTTATCAATCCACTTGTTCATGGTAATAGCGCTTCCACCCACCAGCAACACCACCACCGGAGTGCCTGTTTCGGCGATTTTCAAAATGAGTTCTTCCTGCCGCCCGGGAAGATTCAGGTAAGCCCTGTCGAGGAATTCGCCTTCTTCAATGCCCACGGCCAGCACAGCTAACTCGCTGTGGCGGGCAAGCTCCATGGCTTTTTCAATTTCTGCCGACTGCAAATCTTCAACGCCCATATTCCAGATCAGTCTGAACCACGCATTGCCCACAGGTTCGTAAAACTCGATCAGCAGATCGTATTCCCGGCCTTTTTCGAAAGTAAAATCCTTGAGAACCGCCTGCCTTGTGCGTTTTGTCCAGTTGTCGAGCAGCAGTTGCTTGTCGAGATACAAACGGTAGCCGTCGTTGCCGTCAATGCCGATGTTGAAAGTTCCGCTCTCAGGGGCTGTCAGTTTTCCGCTCCAGCGCACCGACCAGAAATCATAGCTGAGTTTTTCGGGATCGGGGCCAAACAAAGTCCATTGAAACTGGATTTGCTTATCATTTCTTACAAAAACCGGTTGGCCCGAAAACGAAACATTGTCAAAATATTCCCCTTTCAGACCTGATTGCTGTTGGCCGTCCATTTCGCAGCTGAGGGTTTCTGTGGGAACCGTCAGATATTCAATGTTCTGGTGTTCGCAACCCAAAGCATATTTTACTTCAACTTCCGAACCTGCCTTTTTCCGGATTCCTTCCAGGATGCTGATTTTTTGATTTCCCGGCCCGCTGTAACCGCCCAGCCGTGCTTCGGCGGCATCGGGTCCAATTACCGCGATTGATTTCACGTTTTGTGAAATGGGCAGCAATTGATCCTTATTTTTTAGCAGCACCATGGATTCCCTGGCTGTTTGCAGCGCAATTTCCCGGTGGTTTTGGTGGCCGTTGAGCTTGGCGGCTTCTTCCGGATCCACATAAGGGTTCTCAAACAAACCCAGTTCAAATTTCAGTTTTAAGACCCTTGCCACAGCTGCATCAATCGTTTCCTGAGAAATGCTTCCATCATAGAAGGGCGGCGAGAACAGCGCCTGGTGGTTGTAATTGGTCTGGAAAATCACATCCAGGCCTTTTTCCAGGGATTTAACCGTGGCATCCGCATAATCGGCGGCGGTGAAATGCAGCACATTGGCGCCACCGGTTCCGCCGGCATCGGAGATCACAAAACCATCAAAACCCCATTCCTTTTTCAGCAATTGGTTGAGCAGCCAGTCGTTGGCCGTACATGGCGAGCCATCATAAGAATTATAGGAAGTCATCACCGAGCGCGACCCCCCGCGTTTAAAGCAAGCCTCGAAAGGCGCCAGGTGGATTTCACGCATCAGGCGTTCGTTCCAGTGTATTGGGTAGCTGTCGCGCCCGCCATCACCCACATTGGCCACAAAATGCTTGGGCGTGGTGATAATCCCCATTTTTTCAAACGCTGACACAAATGCAACGCCCATTTCGGAAGCGAGGTAAGGACATTCACCATAGGTTTCTTCGGTGCGGCCCCAGCGCACATCGGAGGCGATGTTCACCACTGGCGACAACACCTGTCTGATCCCCCGCGATTTGCATTCCACGGCAATGGCCCTGGCCACTTCGTGCATAAGTTCAGTGTTCCAGGTAGCAGCTAAACCAATGGCCTGCGGAAAAGCCGTAGCACCCGAACGCACCAGTCCGTGCAAGGCCTCGTCGAAAGGAATGATGGGAATGCCCAGGCGGGATTCTTCGATAAAGTAACGCTGGATTTCATTGATTTTAATCGCGGCTTCACGGGCAGACCAGCCTTCGGTATATTCGAGCATTTGCCCGCTTGCATCAGCGCTCTGGCCCACCGTATTCACCTGGAATCCAAAAATTCCGGGTTTATATTGGTCTTTATCATCACCCAAATCGCCTGGGATCATAAAGAGTTGCCAGAATTTTTCTTCGGGCGTCATACGCGAGAGCAGGTCTTTCACCCTTTCATCCACCGGCAGGTTTGGGTTTTTATAGGCTTGTGCGCAAACAAACTGGATGGAAAGGGTTAAATGAAGGATAATAAGTAACTGTTTCATGTATTTTTATTTTTCCTTAATGTGCGACGGAGATGTTATTAATTCATGAGATACCTTCAATTGCATAACCTCTACGAGGTATTCTATTTAGTTCGTCAATTTTTTACTACAATACCTTATCGCCTACGGCGAATCCACAATACCGCAAATTGGGTTCCGCATAGCACACGCCTTCCGCCGCAAAAGGTGATGCAAGGCCGGCGGCGAATCTTTTTCCTGACCGGTTAAATTCTGCGTAGCGGATATGGTTTTGTAGCATAATGGTTTAACCCTGTCTTTAATTCCACGTAGTGGATTAGCAATTTTAATTTATCGAACCACAATCTCATCCACAAACACCCATGATCCGCCGCCTGCCGATGGGTGCCAATCGAAAAGCTGCAGCGTTCCTTTGATCTCAAATTTCACAAAGCGGTATTTCATATTTTGAACCTGAAAACTGAAAAGCCTGTTGACTTCCTCTTTTCTCTGGTCGCCTTCCACAATTTGCTTTGCAATTGTTTTATAGTTAGTGCCATCCGCTGAAACCATGCAGGTGACGGAAGCCGGATGCAGAATCCAGCTTTTGGGGTCGTACAAAGTGCTGATCTCGATGGTGGTTGCTTCAACAGTATCTTCAAGATCAAGAACCAGCGAGAAATCTCTGGCTTCCCAGCCCAGCCAGTGTACCTTGAAATCGTTAGCGCCCCGCACGCCATTGGTCAGCATGGACAGGGCGCCGGCACTGTATTTTGAGGCCGGTAGGGGAGAAGCCGTCAATTGTTTGCGAAAGGCAAGGTTGCCTTTCACCTGAACATCAATAAACCTGTTGGTGGACTGGTAATATTGCTCCACCGTAAAGCCCGCCTCATTTACAAAGGCAGCATTGCTTTGTATGCCGCTTTGATAGAATGATTCAAGGATTTCAAGCATTTGCCGGCGTGGTACAAAATTATCGGCGGTTTCCTCATACCAGCCCCGAGGCCCGAACATGTCTGCCTTGCCAATTTCCATGACGGCGTATTGCAGCGCCATGCGGGCGGTTCGTACATGAAGCAGGAATTCTGGTATTTCAGCAACGGCTTTTTCGGCTTCGTTAAAATAATGATTGTATTGCTCAATATTGGCCGCTGAAAGGAAAGTAAGCTGGTGGTTGGTTGGCGGACCGTAAATATCAAGCCATTCGCCGGTTTTCAGAATTTCATCCTGAAGGTGATTAATATATTTTCTGATCCAAACGCCGGCAGGGCCGTAAAATCCATCCGTGAACTCATGAATAAGGGCGGGCACATCGGCATCGGAGTTCCACAGCAATTTGGCCAGCAACCAGGATTTAAGTTCGGAAAACTCATGTCCGACCCCGGTGTTTGACTGCTGGAAATGTTCTTTTACGTTGTTGCCGGCAAACAGTTGAATATTGGCTTGCAGCGTATGCAAATTTGGAAACGGACTGATGTGGTGGGAAAAATTAACCGTGTAATCCCACAGGAAAATATGCTTGCTGATTTTTCCCCAATCTTCAAGATCTTTCAGAAATGAACTGCTTCGCGGATCACCAGCAATTGCCTCACCACGGTTCAATTCAATGGTGCAAAGCATGATCTGCAAATTATCCAGCGGCTTTGTTAGGGCGGGTGCCTGGCGACTGTATTGATAAGCGAGTGTGGAGATGATTTTGTCAGGGAAATGACCGGCCACGCGGTTCGCAAAATAGATAATTGGCCCGGAAGCGCTTTTTTCAGCCTCAATGATCTTCATGCAGTTTTCGCATTGGCAATAAGAAAAGTTGTCGTCCTGGCTCACCGACCAGACCTGCTTTTCGGGTTGCAGCAGCATTTCCTTTTCCAATTTTTTGAGAACCAATTGAAAAACATCTTCATTGGTAAGGCAAAGCTGGTCAATGATGCGTTTGCCGTTCATAAATGCAAAATACTCCGGGTTTGATTTGAAGTATTCCTGCCAGGGCACGAGCCGGTGAAAGGTGTGCACAAAATAGCTTTCGGCAAACATATCGCTGATATCATGCAGACGATGGAAGTCTTTATAATTCGGGTCTTTGACAAAATCCCCGTTAATGTTGCGGTACGTATTGGGTGAAGCGCCGGAAATCTGCATTGCCGGGATCGTTATGTCCTTCTGTTCAGGGATCACAACAAAATGTGGACTGTAATATTTCACGCCCAGGTATTGTTCAAGCAATTCGCTTACGCCGTAAATACAACCTCTGGCTTGTCCTCCCTCAATGAAAAGATTGTTTCCTTTTGTGAAAATCTTAAACCCATCGCCATATAATATTTCATTGCATTTTGAAATAAGAATGGCATACTTTGAAACCTGCTCATCTGTGCGAACCATCGGTAACATGCAGCCAGATATTTTTTGAATATGCTCCTGCAGAAAATTGGCGGCCCTTTCTTCTTCTGGTGATGCTTTTTCAGGAATTACGAGGGTGTATTTGCTTTTTCCGTTGTTTACGAGATAAATGGAATCAGGATATTTCGGCAAGCAGGCTGACAAGGCAATTGTAGTGATCAGCAAGAGGATTGTTGGCTTCATGAGGGTGCTGTGGGATAGGAAAAATATTTTGAGTGAATCACGTGGCTAACTTACGGAATTTATTAATTCGGAAGATTCTGGGAGAGCAGCAGAACAATAGAGCAGCAGAACAATAGAATAATTGAACACATGAACATCTGAATAGCGAAGTTTGAAGGGATGGCATCCCTTATTTCTTTTAGCAAAATACCTCGTATTTTTGAACTCTAAAAGAAAATGAATGTATGGCTAATTCATACCGCCTTTTAATCGAAGTTGCAGCCTTCACTCCCAATGCTGCCCTGGCGGCATTGAAAGCAGGCGCTGATCGCATTGAGCTGTGCTCAGGCTATGCCGAGGGTGGGTTGTCACCTTCGGCGGCAACTATTATGTGGGTCAGGGAAAAGGTGGCAGTTCCGTTGCATGTGATGATCAGGCCACGCATTGGTGATTTTGTTTATAATGAGGTGGAAAAGGAAATCATGCTGCGAGATATTCAGTTTTGCAAATCTTACAGAATAGATGGAGTTGTTGCCGGCGCTTTAATTGAGGAAGGCGATATTGATCAAGATTTTACAATGAAAATAGTAAAGGCAGCTTATCCAATGTCTGTCACCTTTCACAGAGCCTTTGATCTGTGCAGGGATCTTCCGGCTGCACTTGAAATCCTTATCAAATGTGGCGTACACAGAGTGCTTACAAGCGGTGGGGAAGCAAACTGCATTGCAGGTTTGCAAACAATTTACGGATTATTGAAACAAGCTTCTGGCAGAATTATCATCTTACCCGGTGGTGGCATCAATCTTGAGAATGTTGCCGAAATTATCAAACTTACAGGCATCAGCGAAATACATCTTTCCGGGAAAATCCTGGTTCAGAGTAAATTGAAAAAACAGAGCAATGTATCCTTCACCAGCACCGGTGAGGTGGATGATTATCATTGGTTTGAGTGTGATCCAAGAGTTATTTCTGCAATGGCAAAGTTGGATTCATAGATCTGATTTCTGGCAGGTGTCGTATCAACATCAGGCTGGCGGTCGGACAGGCTTCATAACAAAATCCCCCCGACCCCCTTTTTCAAAGGGGGTCTCGCTTTTCGCAAACTTATTCACATATTGCATCACTCCATTACTCCATTACTCCATTCCCAAAACTGAATCACTGCACCACTGTATCACTGCATCACTGTATCACTGCATCACAGTTTCACAACGTTACTGCACAATCAGCTTCAGCACCTCGTTCTTTTCAGGCGTTTGAACCATTAGCAGGTACATGCCTTTGGGGTAAGCTGACAGATCAAGCTGCATAGCGTTACCGTTCCACTCAGATTGTTGAAGAAGCAGCCCTGTCATGTTCAGAATTCTGACTGTTGAAGTTTGCATTTGGTTCGCATTTGAAACAGAAAGCTCAAACAAACCATTGCTTGGATTGGGTTTAACATTCAAACGAGTAACCAGATCCGGATTCTTTGTGCCAACAAAAAAGTCATCTGAAAATACAACCAGGTTGCATGCCACTTCTAGGTTCGGATTAAAGCCATCATCACAATCGGTGCAGGTTACACCGGTAACGCAATCCGGATGGTTTGGGTGGCAGAAGTCAACATAATTTTCGAAAAATACATATTCCAGGTTCACACTGCCAGCTGAAATGAAAGGGGTCATATTGAAAGTGAACCAGGGCGCTATTGCACCTGGGCACCATCCGGCCCGGTTATGATACCATGTTCCGTTTTGCGGCTGACAGCCATCGGGGTTTGGGTTACAGACATTCCAGTTGGCCTGTGTAAATGTTTGCGAACCGTTTACCCAAATGTGGTGGGTGGCATTGTAGAATTCCGCCGCATTTCCTGTGTTCAGAGTTCCCCAGCCGTGACCGGTTGAAACAAGTTTCAGGGTCGAAGCCAGTGCATTGTCGGGATATTGAAATTCCCAATCTTCAACCGGCTGCAGGTTGGCATAATCGCCAAACTGGTAATTGTCTTTCCACACCTCATATACGGTGCTGTACAAATAAGTTGGGTTGCCCTTGCGATAGTTAAACGACAACTTATACTCAAAACCATTATCAAAAGTTATACAGTTGAAACGGAAGTTTACCTTGCCATGCAAGAGCGATGCATAATCAGTTAAATCAATAGAGTGCGAACACGGAACTCCATAGGGTGTGATGTACCGGATGAGTTCGAACCAAGTTCCATCGTGGCCCTTCACATCGATGCTCGCAAGGCGGTCCCATTCGCCACAGCCGCCTGATGGGCAGCTAACCTCAAGGTGAGCAGTGATTTGATCAAACGAACCTAAAAACGATGGCAATTCCGATTCAACTACAACACTAGCTATTGCTGTGTGAAGCCAAACATCTTCAGCGGCAATGACTTCAACATCAGTAGTTGGGGCAACCACATTAATATTTACTGTTTGAACTGTACTTGCATAAAAGTTATTGCTCGCAGAGATTTCAATTATGTGATTACCATAAAAAGGTGGAGTCCACCACGCTGTATAATATCCATTATTCAACGGATCTTGAGCTGGTATAAGTTGACCGCCGACCAGGAAATGTACCTCATCAACCCAGAATAATTCCGGATATTGTATGGTAACAAGAGCAGTAAGTCGCACAGCTGAAAGCGTTGAAACATAAACATCGCCGGCCAAAGGATGACGGGGATCAATATCCGGAAAATGTAAGTCAGGATTTATTACCTGGAAATGGTTCACCACAGGTACTGCAGGATCAAACTGATCATTGCCAGGTTGTGTAGCCTGTACACTTACAGTGCCCGCCTGACCGGTAAGTGTTACCAGATTACCTTCAATGGTGGCCGGTCCTGAAAGAACTTCGAAAATCACTTCCAGCCCCGATGTGGCCGTAGCTTCAATTTCGAATGGAGGATCAATGGTGAGATGATTGGCTATTTGTGGAAAAGAAATGGCCTGGTAGCCCGGATCGAGTGTACCGTTGAAGTTGGAGGTTGCACCCGTCAAAGCAAAGTTAAGCAGTTCTCCGTTGCGTTCACCATTTCCTATTTCGCAAATCAGCTGTGTGATGGCTGTGTTATCTCCGCCGGGTTCACCCTGATTGAATTTGTAATACAACTCCAAGCCATTTTCATTGCCGGTGAGTTCATTGTTCATGATATCCTGGATTTCCTGTTGCGTCAGGGCGCGGTTCCATGCAGTGACTTCATCAATTCGTCCGCCAAAGTAAAAGTCGAGGCTACTCAAAAAGCTTCTTCCTATGGCGAATGGCACATCGGTTCCCTGGAAAACACCGGACGCCGTAGCACTTCCTTTCAGCAAGCCGTTTACGTAGAGTTTAACTGAACTTCCATCATAAATCCATGCAATATGCTGCCAGATCTGGGGAATGGCAGTATTTGCCGGTGAAACATATTCCCACAAACCCGTGGTTGATTTGAGCCGGCATTCCAGCACACCGTTGTTGAGTTGGATAATATAAAATTCTGCATTTCCTGAACCTATCCTGAACCCAAAGTAACCCTGGCCATAAGCCAATTGGTCGCAGTAAAACCAGCCGGTCATTGAAATCTGTGAACTTCCCGAGAGGTATTGCGAACCATTTTGCAGCATGACGTGGTCATTCACTCCATCGAAATGCAGGTATTGATTCGATTGCGCAAGGATCATAAGCGATTGCAGGCTGAAAACCAGCGCAAGCAGTAAGCGAAATGTGTAGTTGTTCTTTTTCATAAGGGTTTTTATTTAGGTGATTGGATTTTTTGTGATACGATAGTTAAACGGTTGTCAAACATTGGTCATTCGGTTGTTATACTGTGGTCATACAATTGTCATACAGTTGTAATACGATGGTCATACAATGGCAATGCAGTGGTCATATAATGGTCATTCAGTCGTATTTAGTCGGTTGTCTTGGAGAATTTTATTTTTATTTTAAGTCAAGATTTCTGTTTAACGGTCTTTAAATTTTGGATTTTGAATTTTCCTCCTACGGTGTCCACCAAATCTTCACCCCCGTCGCATCTCCTCCCTGGTTGGCAATGGCTTCGGACCAGTTTGCTGAATTGCTTTCAGCTTCTGATGGCGGGTAAGGCAATCGGTAATGGCTGATTGGTTCTCCTTCGAAAGGGGTTAAGCGGGTGCGGCGTGACAGTGCATACGCCTCAGCCGGTTGCCTGAAAGCGTCGAGCCATCGCTGGGTATAAATAAACCTGAGTTTTTCTTCATCGGATGTGGTGTTCCAGAAACCGAAACGGTTGAGGACTGTTGCCGCGCCCAGGTTTCCC encodes:
- a CDS encoding T9SS type A sorting domain-containing protein; this translates as MKKNNYTFRLLLALVFSLQSLMILAQSNQYLHFDGVNDHVMLQNGSQYLSGSSQISMTGWFYCDQLAYGQGYFGFRIGSGNAEFYIIQLNNGVLECRLKSTTGLWEYVSPANTAIPQIWQHIAWIYDGSSVKLYVNGLLKGSATASGVFQGTDVPFAIGRSFLSSLDFYFGGRIDEVTAWNRALTQQEIQDIMNNELTGNENGLELYYKFNQGEPGGDNTAITQLICEIGNGERNGELLNFALTGATSNFNGTLDPGYQAISFPQIANHLTIDPPFEIEATATSGLEVIFEVLSGPATIEGNLVTLTGQAGTVSVQATQPGNDQFDPAVPVVNHFQVINPDLHFPDIDPRHPLAGDVYVSTLSAVRLTALVTIQYPELFWVDEVHFLVGGQLIPAQDPLNNGYYTAWWTPPFYGNHIIEISASNNFYASTVQTVNINVVAPTTDVEVIAAEDVWLHTAIASVVVESELPSFLGSFDQITAHLEVSCPSGGCGEWDRLASIDVKGHDGTWFELIRYITPYGVPCSHSIDLTDYASLLHGKVNFRFNCITFDNGFEYKLSFNYRKGNPTYLYSTVYEVWKDNYQFGDYANLQPVEDWEFQYPDNALASTLKLVSTGHGWGTLNTGNAAEFYNATHHIWVNGSQTFTQANWNVCNPNPDGCQPQNGTWYHNRAGWCPGAIAPWFTFNMTPFISAGSVNLEYVFFENYVDFCHPNHPDCVTGVTCTDCDDGFNPNLEVACNLVVFSDDFFVGTKNPDLVTRLNVKPNPSNGLFELSVSNANQMQTSTVRILNMTGLLLQQSEWNGNAMQLDLSAYPKGMYLLMVQTPEKNEVLKLIVQ